In a single window of the Nicotiana tomentosiformis chromosome 10, ASM39032v3, whole genome shotgun sequence genome:
- the LOC138899862 gene encoding uncharacterized protein translates to MNGAVEAANKNIKKILRKMVDNYKQWHEKLPFGLLGYSTIVHTSTGANPYLLVYGTQVVIPVEVEIPSLRIIQEDELSDAEWVWNRYEQLDLIDGKKMNAVCHGQLYHNRMARAFNKKVRSRQFTQGQLVLKRIFPHQDEAKGKFSPNWQGPYMVHRLLTGRST, encoded by the coding sequence ATGAACGGAGCCGTAGAGgctgccaacaagaacatcaagaagatattgaggaaaatggtagataattacaaacaatggcacgagaagttaccgtTTGGTTTGCTCGGGTATAGCACCATAGTTCATACCTCAACTGGGGCAAACCCCTATCTACTGGTCTACGGTACTCAAGTCGTTATCCCCGTCGAAGTGGAAATCCCTtctttaagaatcatacaagaagatgagctcagcgatgcagaatgggtaTGGAACCGGTATGAACAATTAGATCTCATTGATGGAAAAAAAATGAatgcagtatgtcacggtcaactctaccataatagaatggcaagagctttcaacaaaaaggtcaggTCGAGGCAATTCACGCAGGGGCAATTGGTACTAAAGCGAATCTTCCCtcatcaggatgaagcaaaggggaaattctcacccaactggcaaggcccttacatggttcaccggtTATTAACAGGAAGGAGCACTTAA